In the genome of Carya illinoinensis cultivar Pawnee chromosome 13, C.illinoinensisPawnee_v1, whole genome shotgun sequence, the window TCAAATCTGGCTAAAGATATGTATCTGCTTTAGGCAAATTTCCAATGGAAATGATGAAGCAGACAAGGGGGATTGAAACAAGTATACACGGTAATTTGAATCAAATCATCATAATAAGAGAGTTCAGATCTCTCTATGCTGAAATTTTTGGTGGCTTAGCTAGAACTAAACTAAAGTTCTCACCAAAATAAGGGAAATGAAAGTGACATTAGCTCATGTGGAAAAGAAACTCCACATCGATAATCATGTTTCAACTAATTCTTAAGGAGTAGTTATCCCATTCAACCATGAGCATATGATACTGGCAAAAGCTCTTCCCCTTTTCTCAGGGTAGGTATGGAAGAAATATAACAATAATGAACAATGAGTGCAAGAGGAAATATGCAGAGAATAAATGCTTTTGTTGGATCTCTTTTCCTAAAATTCACCATGACCGAAAGTTTTGGCTCTCTGCCTATTAGACAATGAATAATTGAGTGTAAAGTGGCTCCAGAAATGATAAGAACACCAGCTGAACAACCAAATTCGGCAACAATTTTGGAATATCACTACACGTACGCCTAAAATTCTCTCACAATTGTTCCCTAGAATTGTTCAAGCTGGAGCATTGAAGGTCACAAATCAAATTGAACACAGTAAATGGGCCACAATGGAAAAACTTAAAGACGCTTATGCACCAAAAAAGGACATATATCAGCatggttaaattcttttttcttcatgaCTTGCGTTTCATTGCTGTCGAGTGTACAACAAACACTTACCACCACCTTAGACATGAAAAACGCCATTACAATAACACCCATAATCGAAGTAAGCGACTAAACATAAGCAACTGTACAGAGCCATCCAGTTACTAGAAATATTTGGTTTCTTGACTGAGAACAATAGGCCGGAAGGGCATAGACAATTAGCATAGGAGAACCACAGACGagataattaaaagggaaaaaaaggatCAACTAAAACAGTAAGTTATGAAGCACCTTAGCaatgaaaattaatttgtaGAACCAATTTCCAAAATGCTACCCCTCTCAGCACTTCCAAGCTGATACCGAGATAAGCTCTTTTCGCTGCCAGCAAAGAACAATCGAAGACTGTTTCTTCTCAACATAGAATCCCCGAACCGGAGTCCTCTGCACCACACACTCCGCTTGGGACTCGGTGAAGTTGCTGAATGTCAATGGGGAGAAACCAGatgacaaaaatatatttttccaagGAGATGTTCTATCAGGAGAACGGTGGCGACTAGTAACAATTTTCTCGATGCCCGGCTGAAGCACATACCTCTCAATCTTCTGCAAGGCGTCGAGGTTCATATTAACAGCGTCGAGCGATTCCAGCAGACCCATATAAGTTTGAACGGCGTGAATAATGTGGTGGGGGAATGGAACATCTGTTCGGTCGCAGCCTCTATCCATCGAGACCACAATTTTGGGCGAGAGCTGCTTTATGAAGCGGAGAACCAAAGGAAGGGATAATGGGTAATTCGGAAAGGAACCGATTGGCAGATTAACCGCAATTGCCTCAGTCTCTGAGACACGAAGGGGGAGTGGCCAAGAGCCGGAGTTCAACGATTCAAGGCTTACAATTTCGATCTCGAATGGAATGTTGATATCACTAGCAAAGTGTTTCAGATTTTCTTGAGTGAAACCGAGCTCGAGTTCATCGTGTGGTGATGGGGAAGTAAATGCAGTGATTTTAAGAGCCGGAGAACCGCCACTTCTCAAGGCGAGCTCTTGCATAAAAGAAGCCCATTGCCCACCAAACCCAATATCGAAGTCTATAACGTGAATTCTATCACAGCCTTCCAAGGCCTCTAGAAGAGCTTGATTACAGGTAAAATTGGCAAACTGAAGCACAGGGGAGGCCTCGGAGAACGATTTGTAAGCACCAATCTTGTAAATGAGACTAATGGGTGGTGGTTGCGACAAAGGCAAAGAATTACCACCGGTGTTCATTTGGAGGAGCAATTGCAAGGCCTCCATGAAATAGAAAGCAGCCCTTTGGAAAGGCTTACCAATCGGAGAGAGCTGGTGATTGAGCCGCGCCAATATCCCTTGCGCGAGTGCCGGGTTGCCGGTTTCGATCAGCTCTGCTGCCTTGAATAGCTGTTCAACTATCGCCTGCTGAAgaagctgctgctgctgctgctggcTCGCCAATTCATCGTGCATCATCTTCTGTCTCGCCACCATCTTCTGCCTCGCTGCTTCCCCCGCTTCCACAGTTAATGGCTGTCTCAGGCTATAGTGCTGCTGCTGTTGTCGCCGAACAGATAGCTCTTGACCAGAATCCGAGATAGGCACCTTCGGGATCTGACAATTTGCCCCAGTAGACCCAGAATTGAGCCTTTTCGACGGTGGCGGCGAGAGAAGGTGATGCTCTTGCAGTTGGGCATACGTCAGAGGCATAAACAAAGCCGGGTTTTGACCGTAATGAGCTTGATTCTGGTTTATCATGAACTGGGGATTGAATATCTGTGGCTTCTCATCCACGGCTTCAATTGCTTGCAGCTGTTGATGGAACACGCCCGAAGACAGCGAAACCGGT includes:
- the LOC122291830 gene encoding scarecrow-like protein 22 — protein: MKAMPLTFEEFQGKGVLDFSTTASSDLLPQLHRRHHQQQQPPQKWHTGKENCYVGTEPTSVLDTRRSPSPPTSTSTLSSSLGNGGGGGGSSGGSTDTTTNTTGVAATAASAAAASQNPSHTGLDIGEKCGLGMEDWEGVLSESSPGQEQSILRLIMGDIEDPSVGLNKLLQGGSIGSHQDIEFNAGFGIVDQATGFGFEPISTAGSVANIDPSLPIPSSEFPFCNARLGSVSTPNPNPNPFFSAPASNLLPVSLSSGVFHQQLQAIEAVDEKPQIFNPQFMINQNQAHYGQNPALFMPLTYAQLQEHHLLSPPPSKRLNSGSTGANCQIPKVPISDSGQELSVRRQQQQHYSLRQPLTVEAGEAARQKMVARQKMMHDELASQQQQQQLLQQAIVEQLFKAAELIETGNPALAQGILARLNHQLSPIGKPFQRAAFYFMEALQLLLQMNTGGNSLPLSQPPPISLIYKIGAYKSFSEASPVLQFANFTCNQALLEALEGCDRIHVIDFDIGFGGQWASFMQELALRSGGSPALKITAFTSPSPHDELELGFTQENLKHFASDINIPFEIEIVSLESLNSGSWPLPLRVSETEAIAVNLPIGSFPNYPLSLPLVLRFIKQLSPKIVVSMDRGCDRTDVPFPHHIIHAVQTYMGLLESLDAVNMNLDALQKIERYVLQPGIEKIVTSRHRSPDRTSPWKNIFLSSGFSPLTFSNFTESQAECVVQRTPVRGFYVEKKQSSIVLCWQRKELISVSAWKC